Within Alteromonas gilva, the genomic segment GGGGAGTTTTGCGTATTTGTCGGGTGGCCTGGAGGCCATCCATACCAGGCATTTGCACATCCATTAATATCAGATCGAACTCTTCCTTATTGCACAGGTTAATGGAGTCCTGACCGCTTGTGGATAGCGTAAGTTTGACGGGGGAATTGGCCAACCAGGTATCCAGTAATTTTAAATTCATGTCCATATCGTCAACGGCCAGAATGCGCGCCTTGGGTAAAGCGTTGAGTTTGCCTTGTAAGGGCGAGGTTTTTTCCAGCATGTTGCCGTGCAACAGCCCGTCCAGCTTGGACAAGGTCAACGGCATTCTTATTTGCGCCGCAAAGTCGGCGCTATAATCAGGGTGCTCGTTAAAGGGCTCTTCGCCGGAATACCAAAGTACGCGCTTGTCGGCGTTAAACTGTCTCAGACTCTCCAGGTAATACCTGCGCTGTGCCATTTTATAGGTAGGTAAAGTGGCAAACAGGTAATCGAACCGTCCCTCAAGGGATGTCAGGTAGTCAATTGATTCAACGCTATGTACCACAGCGCCAAGGCCAATCATCATTTGTGCGCTGGCTCGCCGACTAAAGGGGTGAGGATCGAAAATCACGACTTTCTTGTTTTTCCATTCTGGCACTGTTGCCAGCGAGTAACGTTGGCTCAGCTGGTTTGTACGCAGAATCACGGTGAACACACTGCCCTGACCCGGACTGCTTTTAAGGTTAAGGTGACCGCGCATGAGTTTGACTAACTCCTGGCAAATAACCAAACCCAGACCAGTGCCCTGATAACTGCGGTTCAGAGCGTCATCAAGTTGGGAAAACGCGCTGAACAGCTTGTTTTTATCTTTACGGCTAATGCCGATGCCGGTGTCTTCGATGACTATTTCGAGTTCATGAATACCATGTTGCAGCGACTTCCCGCGAACAGCCAGTTTAACGTACCCGGATGAGGTAAATTTAAGGGCATTACTGAGCAGGTTATTCAGTATTTGGCGAATGCGGAATACATCGCCGATCAGCTTCTCAGGCAGCGGCGCCAGTTCGTATACAAACTCCAGCCCTTTCATGTGCGCCGATTTAGACATTATCGTTACCATCTCTTCCAATAGCGAGTTGGGAGAGAACGGCTGGTTATTGATTTGCAGTTTGCCCGCTTCGATTTTGGAAAAATCCAGCACATCGTTAACGATAGTGAGCAGATTGTCGGCGGCGGTGTTAATAATGCCTACCTGCTCCATTTTATCGACCGGCAGGTTAATATTGGTGAGCTCTTTACTGAAACCAAGAATGGCATTCAGTGGGGTACGAATTTCGTGACTCATGTTGGCCAGAAACTGCGACTTAACATTGCTGGCGTTTATGGCATCTTTACGGGCGATATCCAGGCGCGCGTTTTGTTCTTCAATTAATTCCATATTGTGACGCAGCTCGTTGGTGGCCTCTGATACTTCGTTTTCCAGCTGGCTGCGACTTTTTTCCATCAGAGCAATGGAAAATAACCCCGCTTCGCAAAAAACCGCGGCCTGGAAACAGTACGTGGTAAACATATTGGAGGGCACCACGCCAACCAGGCTGAGCATTCCCACAATTGCGCCACTGGCAAGTATGCCCCAGGCAAAAATAAAGTAGCGGGCCGGCCTGTAACGTTTAAAGTAAGCCTCGAAACCGGCGGCGATATAACTGCAAATTGATAGCATCCCAATACCGTAAATCAGGTTGTGCTCCCAGGCTGGTGGCAGAACATCAATGAGAGTGGTAAGGCCCGATAACGCCTGTAACCACAGGAAACCAATGACAACAGGATGCATGGAGGGTGCATTTTTTGAGGTTTCTAAAAAAATAACCGAAAATATCCCCGAGCTAATCCCGATAAATGCGAAGATCACTGACGTATAGGGAGAAATAAGCGGTGACAGGGTGTCGGCAAAGAAAAAGTCAATATGCCCACCCCAAACAAACTGCCAAATTAACACCGTGACAATATAAGTAACGTACGCAATTAAGCTTTGCTCGCGAGAGCCGATGTAAAGCACCAGGTTATAAACAGCCAGAATAAATAAGCCGCCGTAAAATAAGCCCCATATTAAATTATCAATCTGGCTGATACGTATTTCGGACTTCTCTGACATGACGTAGATAGGGGCGATGAGACTCGATGAGTCGCTTTGTATTCTGAGTAGTAGCTCCGCTTCCTCGCCGACCGGGATTTTGGTTTCAAAAGTTGGAATGCGATACACTTGCTCCTGTTGAAGTTTGCCCTGATGGCTTTGCGCAACGACCTGATCATCGATCACTAAATAAAAATCGACTTTATCAAGCTGGCTAAAATTAAGGCTGAAGACCCAGTTGGTATTGTTTGAAACATTCGACAGGTTAGCGTGGAGCCAAAGGCCTTTATTGGTAAAACCATAATTGGGGTTGTTGTCGGCCTGATAGGTGAATTCGTGACGTCGCTTTAATATGTCAGAAATGGTGTAGGGTGAATCGGTCTCATACTGAATAGCAAAGCTATCAGCCAGCAGCTGAGTCTGCTCACCACCATAAAGGTGCACATCTGCCTGTAATGGCATTGCCACCATCGCGAGCAACGCTAACCACCATCTGTATGGGAATCTGACCATATTATAAATTACGCCCTAACTGCTCTGCTGTGACTGTCGGCTCTATTTAACCCTAACTTTCGGCTGTCTGCAAAAGCTAGATTGAAGATGCTTAACCCTGGCGGATAGTAATGACATCCTCTATTGCGCTTAGTGGCACTTTAACTCACAATGGAATTAGCAGGTCCTGGTAATGTTGAGCATGTCATAACCAGGCTTATCCGTAACACGGGCCTTGTGCGTTAATAATAAAACGAGAATAAAACAGAACCCATGAGCGATGAAATAACCATTAATCAAGACGGTGTTGAACAACTACCGATACGGCGATTTACCGAAGACGCTTATTTGAATTATTCCATGTATGTCATTATGGATCGGGCGTTACCAAACATCGGTGACGGTCTGAAACCGGTGCAGCGGCGAATCATTTATGCCATGTCAGATCTGGGCCTGAGTGCCACGGCAAAGTATAAAAAATCGGCCCGTACCGTGGGTGACGTATTAGGTAAGTTTCACCCTCATGGTGACTCCGCTTGTTACGAAGCCATGGTGTTGATGGCTCAACCATTCTCGTACCGCTATCCACTGGTCGATGGGCAGGGGAACTGGGGCGCGCCGGATGATCCGAAATCTTTCGCCGCCATGCGTTACACAGAGGCGCGCCTGTCTAAGTTCAGCGAAGTACTCCTCGCCGAACTCGGTCAGGGCACAGCCGACTGGATTCCAAATTTTGATGGCACTCTCAAAGAGCCGTTGGTATTACCAGCGCGTTTGCCGCACATATTGCTCAATGGCGTTACCGGCATCGCGGTGGGCATGGCTACCGATATTCCGCCGCATAATGTTCGCGAGGTGGCAAATGCCTGCGCCAGATTACTGGATAATAGCAAAGCCGAGTTACAGGACTTGTTGGAAGACATTCAGGGGCCCGACTACCCTACCGATGCCGAAATCATAACGCCGCGCGAGGATATCAAAAAGCTCTACGAAACCGGCCGTGGCAGCATCAAAATGCGCGCTAAATACCACGAAGAGAGCGGTGATATCGTCATTACGGCACTGCCACACCAATCCTCCGGGGCTAAAATTCTCGAGCAGATCGCAGGTCAAATGCAGGCCAAAAAGTTACCCATGGTGAGTGATTTACGTGACGAGTCTGATCATGAAAATCCAACCCGCCTGGTGGTTGTTCCGCGGTCAAACCGGGTCGACACTGAACAGCTAATGCAGCATTTGTTTGCCACCACCGATTTGGAAAAGAGCTATCGGGTTAATCTTAATATGATTGGCCTCGACGGTCGTCCTAAGGTTAAGGATCTGCGAACCATTTTATCGGAATGGTTAGTGTTCCGTAAGAATACCGTTACGCGGCGCTTGCAATACCGGTTAGATAAGGTACTCGCTCGCCTGCATATTCTTGAAGGTTTAATGATAGCCTTTTTGAATATCGATGAAGTTATTGAAATTATTCGGTACCACGACGAGCCCAAAGCTGAGTTAATGCGGCGGTTCAGCCTGAGTGACAAACAAGCCGAAGCGATTCTGGAATTAAAGTTACGTCATTTGGCCAAACTTGAGGAAATGAAAATTCGCGGCGAGCAGGATGAGCTCGCCAAAGAGCGCGATCATTTACAGCAGCTGCTGGGCTCAGAGCGTCGATTAAAAACGCTCATCAAGAAAGAAATTCTGCAGGATGCAGAAACCTATGGCGATGACCGCCGTTCGCCCATAGTGCAGCGGGTCGAAGCGAAAGCGCTCAGTGAAAAAGAGCTGGTGCCCAGTGAACCTGTGACGGTAGTGGTGTCAGAGAAAGGCTGGGCACGCTGTGCCAAAGGTCATGATATCGACCCCGGCTCATTGAGCTACAAAGCCGGTGATAGCTTTTTGGCCAGCGCGATAGGACGCAGTAACCAACCGGTGGTATTTCTTGATACCTCAGGGCGGGCGTTCTCCTGTGATGCCCATGGTTTACCTTCTGCCAGAAGCCAGGGCGAGCCATTAACCGGTCGTTTCAGCGTGGTGTCAGGTGAACAGTTTGCCCATGTGGTTATGGGGCCGGATGACGGCAAGTACCTTATGGCTTCCGATGCCGGCTACGGTTTTGTTGGCACTTTTTCTGATATGGTCAGCAAGAACAAAGCCGGTAAAGCCTATGTAAACCTGCCGACCGGGGCCAGGGTAATAGCACCTCAGCCGGTGGCTAACCTTGATTCCGACTGGTGTATGGCGATTTCCAGCGAGGGCAGAATGCTGTTGTTCCCGCTACGTGATCTGCCAAGTTTAGGTAAAGGCAAGGGTAACAAGTTGATCAGCATTCCGTCGGCAAAGGCACAGACTCATGAGGAGTACCTTAAAGTGCTTACCGTAGTGCCCGACGGTGCCGCCGTCAGGATCACAGCCGGTAAACGCAGCATGACGCTATCGGCAGACGATCTTGCCCATTATCAGGGCGAGCGCGGCCGGCGCGGAAATAAGTTACCGCGTGGATTACAGCGGGTCGATAAAGTCGAAGTTGAATAAGTGACAATCGGTGTCAGGCAATGGCGGGATAATAACGCTGTTGCTGATGACACTACATTTCACCAAAGACGCTCTCAGTGAGCCATTTATTGAAAAGCACCCATCAGGTTAGCTTAATATAAAGCCAACCTGAGGGGTTAAGGCAGGAGCTAAAGCAGATAGTTCGGCACGACTATTTACTGTTGGTACTTTCAAAAATCTTGTCAGCAGAGGCTTCGACAAACCCCTGATACAACTCGCCATTCGGTAAGTTGTAGCGCTGGGCAAACTCATAAAAACAGCTTGGAATGGTAAGTGAGCCATCGCTAAACTCGAGTTCGACCTGATCAGCCATGGTCGATGACTGTGCCAGATGTACCGACTCGCCGCCCTTAATTTCGCCGCCCGAAGTATTTAATACAAAACCGGCTTCTTTGAGAAGCGTGTTGACCTCAGCCAAACTTGTTAAGTTGCTTAAGTGATTCACACTGACTGTAAAGTGGTTAGCCCGGTAGCCCCATGCTGCCAGCCAGCTGGCATATTCTGACTCACTGGCAAGCGATTGGTACTCTTTGCTGGAAAGCTGCCAATGGCGGCCTGAATACAGAAAATTATCAGCGTCCACAATGCTGGCAGGCATTTGCTCTACCAAACCTTCAATGATGTGTTGGGTTTGGGTGGAAAACTCTGCTAGCCGCAATTCGCTAATGAACACTTTGGGCTGATCCTTATCCGGGTGCTCATAGTGCTTCGCCGTGACCTTTTTGGCTTTAAAATCGTAGTCACCTTTTGCCTCATAGCCGAGTGCCAGAAAATGTTCTGCTAAATGGTTAAGGCGGGTTTTGTCTAAGTCAAAGGTACGAAATGCCACGTGATCGTTGACAATCTGAGGGCTGTTTTCTTCGCCGGTGAGCAGTTTATGGATCCGCTTAGCACTAGGCGTGATCTGCACGTAATCCTGCCAAAGTGCAGAAAATAGGGCATCGATATTGTTATGCATGGTTAATTTCCCTCCGGGGATTCCCTGTTAACAGGTTGTTGCCGGTTGTCGTGTCATCCGGCAATACCTGCGATCTGAGTTGCGCTATCTGCGCGCCTTATAGCTTAAGGCCGGGGCTGAGCGTACCGGGTAATGTTACCTGCTCCAGCTCTACCGACGCAACCGGATAGGCACAGTAGTCAGCGGCATAGTAAGCGCTGGCACGATGATTACCGCTTTCACCAATACCACCAAAAGGTGCAGCGCTGCTGGCGCCAGTGATTGGACGGTTCCAGTTGACGATACCCGCGCGAATATGGCTAAAGAAATGCTGGTAGTCAGCTTCGCTGTCGCTGAGCAGGCCTGCTGATAACCCGAAGCGGGTATTATTGGCTTCGGCAATGGCCTCATCAAAGCTGGTGTAGCGGATGACTTTAACCAGTGGCCCAAAGTGTTCTTCATCGGGCATACTGTCAAGAATGTCGGTAACGTCAATGATGCCAGGCGATACCAGGCCGGTGTTTGTATCGAGGTGCTTTAACTCGAGCAGTGACTTGGCGCCCAGCTGTTGTAACGATTGCTGAGCCGCTACCATTCCTTTTGCTGCAGCAACACTGATCATGGCACCCATAAACGGCTGTGGGTCGGCGTCATAGTGACCCACCGAAATATTGGCGGTGGCCGCCACTAACGCATCCACTAAAGCGTCACCCGCCGGGGTGGCCGGAATAAATAAGCGGCGCGCACAGGTGCAGCGCTGGCCTGATGTCACAAAGGCTGACTGAATAATATCGTGAACCGCGGCTTTGGTATCGGCCACATCGGTCACAACGAGCGGGTTATTGCCGCCCATTTCAAGGGCCAGTATTTTGCCAGGATGACCGGCAAACTGTTCGTGCAGTAGTTTACCGGTACGTGAACTGCCGGTAAAAAACAAACCGTCGATATGCGGGTGTGCCGCCAGCGCTTTACCGGTGTCGACTTCGCCTTGCACCAGGTTTAATACGCCGTCGGGTATACCAGCCTGCTGCCAGAGCTCAACGGTTTTTTGCGCCACTGCCGGAGTGAGATCGCTGGGTTTAAACACCACTGTGTTGCCGGCGATTAATGCCGGTACGATGTGGCCATTGGGTAAATGACCAGGAAAGTTATAGGGGCCAAAAACGGCTACCACACCGTGGGGCTTATGACGAATAAAGGCCTTGCCTACCGGCATCGGGTTTTCGACAGTGCCGGTGCGTTCGTAATAGGCTTTTTCCGAAATGCCTATTTTACCGATCATGGCGCCGACTTCGGTAGCGGTTTCCCACAGCGGTTTGCCCGTTTCCTGTGCAATCAGGGCGGCAAATTCAGTTTTGTGTTCGCCAAGCAGTTCAGCAAACTTTTTAATGATGGTCAGCCGTGCTTCGACACTCATCGCTGACCAGGCTGGCAGTGCCGTACGCGCTGCGGATATGGCCTTTTCTACCTGTGCAGCAGAGGCTGCATTACCCTGCCAGAAGGTGTCATTTTTGGTGGGATCCACAGATGCTATCGCTGCACCTTCACCAGCTAACCACTGGCCATTAATAAAATGTATGGTTTGTTGCATAATATTCTGTCCTGATAATGGTGTTGTAAAGCGCAACCCGGTCATTTGCTGCGTTAGTTGCGGGGCTTGACCGACGCGTAGCGAATCGCATCGCCTTCTGCGATATTGAGTGCGGCAGCGGCTTTATGAGAGATAACCGCTAAGCCGGTTTTCTCATCGAAACTGACATCGGCGACCACTGCTCTGAAATCATTTATTTTCGTATTGATGATATAACTTAACTCACCAACCTGGGCGGCAGACTGATCGTCTAAATGAACGTTCACCCGACGACTACGCTGCGCGGTATTGATGTGGCTGAGCCGGGCCTCAACGGTGGGGCCGGCATCAAAGATATCCACATAGCCGCGACAACTAAATCCCTCTTCCTGAAGCAAACGCAATGCAGGCTCGGTTTTTTGGTGGACCTTGCCAATCACGCTTTGTGCTCGTTGACTCAGCAGATTCACATAGATGGGATATTTAGGCATTAACTCGGCAATGAACACCTTATTGCCGATACCGGTAAGGTAATCAGCCGTCGGGAAATCCATTGAGAAAAAGTGCGCCTCAAGCCATTCCCAAAAAGGCGAGCGTCCGTTTTCGTCGCTGACACCGCGCATTTCGGCGATGACAATTTCGGCGAAACGTTCCCGGTGCTCTTCCATAAACAAAAAGCGTACCTTCGACAAAAAGCGTCCATTAACGCCTTTTCTGGCGCTCTCGCGCAGAAACAGCGTACAGATTTCGCTGACCCCGGTATAGTCATTACAAAAGGTTAAAATCTCAACCGTATTGTGTATATTCAGCTCGCGTGACGCGTGGACCACTTTGCCGAGGTGGTAATGATAGAATGCATCGTCGATACCGACCGCTGCTTCGATGCCTGTGGTACCGACTACCTCGCCAGTAATGACGTCTTCCATCACAAACAAATAAGACTCGTTACCGGGCGCTGACACGTCGCGACCAAACGCGTCAATCGATTTATTGATTTTGCGTTTTAACAGTGCTTCGTTGACCGGTAGTGAGGTAAAGCCGATGCCTGACTCTTCGGCTACCGCATACAACGAGTCATAGTCACTTAATTTGATTGGGCGAATGATGTACATTACCTCTCCCCAGCGCCTTATTTGGCTGCAACGACACTAGCGATAGCGCGCTCAAAACGACTGAGCCCTTCACTGATGTCGGCCTCGGGTATAACCAGTGACGGCGCAAAACGCACCACATTGGCCCCGGCAACCAGACACATTAAATGCTCGGTGGTTGACGCGTCGAGGAACTGTCTGGCCTGGCCCGTAAAGTCATCATTGAGTGCACAGCCGAGCAACAATCCCTTACCGCGAATTTCACTAAATACGTGATGCTTGGCATTAATGGTGGCCAGAATATCGCGGAATTGCTGTTCTTTTTGCTTCACGCCTTCCAGTACAACAGGATCGTTAATGACATCAAAGGTCCGTTCGGCTACCGCACACGCCAGAGGATTACCGCCGTAAGTGCTGCCATGTGTGCCGGGTTTTAAGTGTTGAGCAATTTCTGTTGTGGTCAGCATCGCACCGATGGGGAAACCACCACCGAGTGACTTCGCCGTGGTCAGAATATCGGGTACCACATCCAGCCCCATGTACGCATACAGGTGGCCGGTTCGACCCATACCGGATTGCACTTCATCGAAAATAAGCAAGGCATTGTGCTTGGTGCATAGTTCACGAACCCCTTTTACAAAGTCCGGATCGGGCGAAATAATGCCGCCTTCACCTTGTAGAGGTTCCATCATCACTGCACAGGTGTCATCGTCGATAAGCGCCTCAAAGGCCGCTAAATCGTTATAATTGCAGTGTTCTACCGCGCCGGGCTTAGGACCAAAACCATCTGAATACGCAGGTTGTCCGCCAACGGTAACGGTAAAGAAAGTACGACCATGAAAACCCTGGGTAAAGGCAATGATTTTTTGTTTATGTTCGCCAAACTTTTCCAGCGCATACCGACGAGCCAGTTTTAACGCAGCTTCGTTTGCTTCTGCACCGGAGTTAGCAAAATACACCCGCTCAGCAAAAGTATGTTCGGTGAGCTTGCTGGCCAGACGTAACGCCGGCTCATTAGTAAACACGTTGCTCAGGTGCCATAACTTTTGACCCTGTTCGGTGAGTGCACTGACCAGTTCCGGGTGGCAGTGACCTAACGCATTCACAGCAATCCCACCGGCAAAGTCGATATACTCATTACCTGCCTGATCCCAAACGCGCGAACCAACACCACGCACCGGTACCATCTGGGCAGGGTTGTAGTTAGGCACCATGACTTGATCAAACGTTTCGCGGGTTACATGCATTTTATCACCTCAAACTGTCGGTATTAGGTGTTATTTAGGCTCGAAATAGCCATGAAATGACACCATTGATTCGTCTTAAAGCACGCCAGTATGCCACTATCCAGTGTCTTTGTCTTCTATGATAACAGCAGTAAAACATAGCAAAATCAAGGCCTGTGGCTTATATTGCATAAAAAGTGAATAACTACCCACTACAATGCATAAGGCGCTGCAGAGGGGCTCATTAGTCTGTAAAATGCCGCTCGCGGCTTATCATCCTGCCGAACCATTAAATCGCGACAATTTGTGTGATGCATGATTATGAGAGAAAAAAAACGAAAAAAATGCCGTGACGCTGTAAGCATCCGGTTACATATCGCTCAATACCTGCAGTTGCCTGAGGTCAGTGTTATCAAGTGTCAGGCGAGTTGATGGTGGTAACGCACAACCGGTCAAAAAGGTGTTGGCCTCATTATCAACAAACAAGTGATTGTCTTTGAGCATACGGTATTTCGCGTAATAGCGGCTTTGCTGTAATAGTTGCGCCGCGGGTGAAGTCTCTTCCAGTAGCAAGTCAGCAGTGAGCTGCTTAACAGGGGCGGTATAATGAAGTTGTTTGAATGCCATGTAGTCGAGCACATTGAGTGTCACCGGGATGCTGTGCTCTGTCAGCAGTGTAATGAGCGCTTTGGGATCGGGTAACAGTTGTACCAGCGCTGAGTGAAGACCGCTCAGTTTGGCTTTTTGTGCATGTGCTAAGAAGTCCAGGTGAACCTGCTCAAACAAGTTAAAGTACAGCCGGGTAATTGCGCTGCGGCCCAGCTCACTCACTAACGGCAACGTAAACGCCGCATAGCGGTCCACCTTATAACGGTCGGCGATAAGATCAGCAGTTTGCGCTGCAACCAGGGTGTATTCCCATACCGTTTGGCTGAGTAGAGGAAAGGGCTCGGTACTAAACGCCAGAGTGTGTTTATACACTAATCCGGGCAGGAGCTGTTTAAGGGTGTCAACGCCCATATAGCTCAGTGCCGTTTTAAGCGTATCCACCATAATGATGTTTCCCCTGGCATCCCGACGGCGATACCGGGGGCGGTTTACCAGTCTGATGAGCTCATCAATCAACCAGGGGATATGGGCAGCCACGGCTTCGACTTTTGAAATTGTCACAGATGGGGTTGCCAGCACGTCAAACAGTACCGTAGTGTCGTCGCCCCAATCCAGCAGCGACTCGCACACACCGGGCGTATCGGCCAGTTGCTGGTGGATTTTTTTGTTAATTATGGCGTGCAGCTGCTGGTTTATTTGCTGCACGTATTCGCTTTGTACCCGGGCTGTTTTGAGTTTTTTCTTTAACGCATCTTTTTCTACTTTTAATAGCTGGCGACGCGTATAGCTTTGTTCGGATTCAGCATAGCTCACTTCACCGGCGAGCGTCCGGCCAATCATTTTCCGGGCTAATTGCGGTGCGATCAACAAATAATCAAAGCGTTTGGCAAAGCTTGGTAATGCCAGCAATTGTTCAGCCATTGGTTGCGTGTTATCTCCTTATTAGTCCCTAATGCAACGCTTTTATTGCCGTCTTCAGTGTCTTGCATTCACCGGTATGCTTCATGACTATGCGACACTGTTTTACAACAGCTCCGGTGAACCTGCCAGTTTGTTAGCCATCAGTACACCGGGTACACCCCCTGGTTGGCGGCGCACCCTGGCGAGTTGTAAAAAATTATCCAGGATCTGATGCCCATACTCAGTGAGCAGCGACTCAGGATGATACTGTACACCCCAAATGGGCAGGGTCCTGTGGCGCAGCGCCATCAGCTCCTGTTGCTGGCCGTCGTGCGTCCAGGCTAATGCCATCAGACAGTCGGGCAACGACTCTGGCGCAATAACCAGAGAGTGATAACGGGTCACCGCAAAAGTCTCTGGTATGTTGTGAAACAGCGGATCACCGGTGTGTTGCACTGCCGACACCTTGCCATGACGAATACGCGCAGCGCCGACAACGGATGCACCAAAGGCCTGGCCAATAGCCTGATGGCCCAGACAAACCCCAAAAATAGGTATCAGCCCGGCAAACTGTTTAATTACCGCCAGGCTGACACCTGCTTCATCAGGCGTACACGGGCCCGGCGATATCACAATACCTTCTACCACAGCGGGGTCGATATCCTCGGGGCGTATGGCATCGTTACGTACTACGCTTAATTCACAACCCAGCTCGGTAAAATAGCGGGCCAGATTGTGACTAAAGGAGTCGTAGTTATCGATTAATAACAGCAATGTCTGCTCTGCACCTGTTATGGCTTGGCAATGAACCCTAGCGCTTCGTAAGTGGACTTAAGCGTTGAGCTGGCTCTGACCTGGGCTTTTTCTGCACCCTGGCGCATCACATCATCCAGATACGCGCGGTCATTGCGCAGTGCATGATAACGCTGCTGTAGAGGCTCTAAAAACGCCACTACGGCTTCTGCCACATCCGATTTTAAGTGGCCATACATTTTATCTTCGTAGGCCGGTACGAGGTCATCAACGGCAGTATTGGTAGCCAGTGACAATAATGTCAGCAAGTTGGTTACGCCAGGTTTTTCGGCCCAGTCAAAATAGATACGCGCCTGCTCATCAGAATCAGTCACCGCACGTTTTATTTTTTTCGCGACTTTTTTAGGTTCTTCCAGCAACCCGATAAAATTGTTGGGGTTGGTATCTGACTTGGACATTTTCTTATCCGGCTCTTGCAAACTCATGATTCGCGCACCGAACTTCGGAATGTGAGGCTCCGGTATGCGAAAGGTCTCGCCATAAATATTATTGAATCGGGTGGCCACATCCCTGGTCAGTTCAAGGTGTTGCTTTTGATCTTCACCCACCGGCACTTCATGGGCCTGATAAAGTAAAATATCGGCCGCCTGTAATACCGGATAGCTGTAAAGACCAACATTTATATTTGCGACGTTTTTGGCTGACTTGTCCTTAAACTGGGTCATTCGATTTAACTCACCCATCTGGGTGTAGCAATTCAGGACCCAGGCCAGCTGCGCATGTTCTGGTACCTGTGACTGCACAAACAGGGTACTTTTTTGCGGATCGATGCCACAAGCCAGATATAGCGCCAGTCCGTCCAGACAGGCTTGCTTGAGCTTTTCCGGATCCTGACGCACGGTAATCGCATGCAAGTCCACCAACATATATAAGCAGTCATGGGTGTCCTGCA encodes:
- a CDS encoding HDOD domain-containing protein; this translates as MAEQLLALPSFAKRFDYLLIAPQLARKMIGRTLAGEVSYAESEQSYTRRQLLKVEKDALKKKLKTARVQSEYVQQINQQLHAIINKKIHQQLADTPGVCESLLDWGDDTTVLFDVLATPSVTISKVEAVAAHIPWLIDELIRLVNRPRYRRRDARGNIIMVDTLKTALSYMGVDTLKQLLPGLVYKHTLAFSTEPFPLLSQTVWEYTLVAAQTADLIADRYKVDRYAAFTLPLVSELGRSAITRLYFNLFEQVHLDFLAHAQKAKLSGLHSALVQLLPDPKALITLLTEHSIPVTLNVLDYMAFKQLHYTAPVKQLTADLLLEETSPAAQLLQQSRYYAKYRMLKDNHLFVDNEANTFLTGCALPPSTRLTLDNTDLRQLQVLSDM
- the astA gene encoding arginine N-succinyltransferase, whose product is MYIIRPIKLSDYDSLYAVAEESGIGFTSLPVNEALLKRKINKSIDAFGRDVSAPGNESYLFVMEDVITGEVVGTTGIEAAVGIDDAFYHYHLGKVVHASRELNIHNTVEILTFCNDYTGVSEICTLFLRESARKGVNGRFLSKVRFLFMEEHRERFAEIVIAEMRGVSDENGRSPFWEWLEAHFFSMDFPTADYLTGIGNKVFIAELMPKYPIYVNLLSQRAQSVIGKVHQKTEPALRLLQEEGFSCRGYVDIFDAGPTVEARLSHINTAQRSRRVNVHLDDQSAAQVGELSYIINTKINDFRAVVADVSFDEKTGLAVISHKAAAALNIAEGDAIRYASVKPRN
- a CDS encoding aspartate aminotransferase family protein, with product MHVTRETFDQVMVPNYNPAQMVPVRGVGSRVWDQAGNEYIDFAGGIAVNALGHCHPELVSALTEQGQKLWHLSNVFTNEPALRLASKLTEHTFAERVYFANSGAEANEAALKLARRYALEKFGEHKQKIIAFTQGFHGRTFFTVTVGGQPAYSDGFGPKPGAVEHCNYNDLAAFEALIDDDTCAVMMEPLQGEGGIISPDPDFVKGVRELCTKHNALLIFDEVQSGMGRTGHLYAYMGLDVVPDILTTAKSLGGGFPIGAMLTTTEIAQHLKPGTHGSTYGGNPLACAVAERTFDVINDPVVLEGVKQKEQQFRDILATINAKHHVFSEIRGKGLLLGCALNDDFTGQARQFLDASTTEHLMCLVAGANVVRFAPSLVIPEADISEGLSRFERAIASVVAAK
- the trpS gene encoding tryptophan--tRNA ligase → MSAKPIVLSGCQPSGQLTIGNYMGALKQWVSMQDTHDCLYMLVDLHAITVRQDPEKLKQACLDGLALYLACGIDPQKSTLFVQSQVPEHAQLAWVLNCYTQMGELNRMTQFKDKSAKNVANINVGLYSYPVLQAADILLYQAHEVPVGEDQKQHLELTRDVATRFNNIYGETFRIPEPHIPKFGARIMSLQEPDKKMSKSDTNPNNFIGLLEEPKKVAKKIKRAVTDSDEQARIYFDWAEKPGVTNLLTLLSLATNTAVDDLVPAYEDKMYGHLKSDVAEAVVAFLEPLQQRYHALRNDRAYLDDVMRQGAEKAQVRASSTLKSTYEALGFIAKP
- a CDS encoding anthranilate synthase component II — protein: MLLLIDNYDSFSHNLARYFTELGCELSVVRNDAIRPEDIDPAVVEGIVISPGPCTPDEAGVSLAVIKQFAGLIPIFGVCLGHQAIGQAFGASVVGAARIRHGKVSAVQHTGDPLFHNIPETFAVTRYHSLVIAPESLPDCLMALAWTHDGQQQELMALRHRTLPIWGVQYHPESLLTEYGHQILDNFLQLARVRRQPGGVPGVLMANKLAGSPELL